A section of the Methanosarcina mazei S-6 genome encodes:
- a CDS encoding endonuclease III domain-containing protein, which translates to MDTDELMRRLFELYPDGCTVDVREPFFALISTVMSHRTRDDVTYPAAKKLFERFSTPEEMVEANVEDIEELIRDVGFYRVKAGRIKEISRILLEDYNGKVPDDMETLLKLPGVGRKTANCVLAHAFLKEDALAVDTHVHRISNRLGRVVTKNPEETEMELKKLLPQKYWRHVNILLVKFGQNVCRPISPRCGICILNDICPKILL; encoded by the coding sequence ATGGACACTGACGAACTCATGCGGAGACTTTTCGAACTTTATCCCGATGGCTGCACTGTAGATGTACGGGAGCCTTTTTTTGCATTGATTTCCACTGTCATGTCACACAGAACCCGTGACGATGTGACCTACCCTGCAGCAAAGAAGCTTTTTGAAAGGTTTTCAACCCCTGAGGAAATGGTCGAAGCTAACGTTGAGGATATTGAAGAGCTCATAAGAGACGTTGGTTTTTATCGGGTCAAGGCAGGAAGGATAAAGGAAATATCCCGGATTTTACTGGAAGATTATAACGGCAAGGTCCCGGATGATATGGAGACTCTCCTTAAACTCCCTGGAGTCGGCAGAAAAACAGCTAATTGTGTACTTGCGCATGCATTCCTTAAAGAAGATGCTCTTGCCGTTGATACCCACGTCCACAGGATTTCTAACCGGCTAGGGCGGGTAGTAACAAAAAATCCCGAGGAAACGGAAATGGAATTAAAAAAGCTCCTGCCGCAAAAATACTGGAGACATGTAAATATTTTGCTTGTAAAATTCGGGCAAAATGTCTGCCGGCCCATATCTCCCAGGTGCGGGATTTGCATCCTGAATGATATCTGCCCTAAAATTCTCCTTTGA